The Pseudomonas berkeleyensis genome includes a region encoding these proteins:
- a CDS encoding TenA family transcriptional regulator: MSFYESLLAQTQAERDYLLGAPIIRQAMTGQVALRSYIAFLTEAYHHVKHTVPLLMACGARLPERLEWLREAIAEYIEEETGHQEWVLNDIAACGADKEAVRHGTPHLPTELMVAYVYDRIARHNPVSFFGMVNVLEGTSIALATQAAGIIQDKLQLPNKAFSYLNSHGSLDLEHIEFFKKLMNRLDNDDDKAAVVHTAKVVYRLYGDMFRSLPLSGEE; encoded by the coding sequence ATGAGCTTCTACGAATCCCTGCTGGCCCAGACCCAAGCCGAGCGCGACTACCTGCTCGGTGCGCCGATCATCCGCCAGGCCATGACCGGCCAGGTCGCCCTGCGCAGCTATATCGCCTTCCTCACCGAGGCCTATCACCACGTCAAGCACACCGTGCCGCTGCTGATGGCCTGTGGCGCACGCCTGCCGGAACGCCTGGAATGGCTGCGCGAAGCCATCGCCGAGTACATCGAGGAAGAAACCGGCCACCAGGAATGGGTACTCAACGATATCGCCGCCTGTGGTGCCGATAAGGAAGCGGTGCGCCATGGCACCCCGCACCTGCCCACCGAGCTGATGGTGGCCTACGTCTACGACCGCATCGCCCGGCACAACCCGGTGAGTTTCTTCGGCATGGTCAACGTGCTCGAAGGCACCAGCATCGCCCTGGCCACCCAGGCCGCCGGCATCATCCAGGACAAGCTGCAGTTGCCGAACAAGGCCTTCAGCTACCTCAACTCCCACGGCAGCCTGGATCTGGAGCACATCGAGTTCTTCAAGAAACTGATGAACCGCCTGGACAACGATGACGACAAGGCTGCCGTGGTGCACACCGCCAAAGTGGTCTACCGCCTGTATGGCGACATGTTCCGCAGCCTGCCGCTGTCGGGCGAGGAGTAA
- a CDS encoding AMP-binding protein, whose translation MWSAAESFFARLAEFGPQVALAEGERTLTYAELLGAVAARGRHLRALGAHRVALAMDNGIDWVLWDLAALHAGLVCVPVPAFFSADQQRHVLDSAGIDCLIGNGAPGFANVEADIHRRTVARPAALHANTCKITYTSGTTGQPKGVCLDLDTQLAVADSLLKASASREVQRHLCILPLATLLENIAGVYAPLLAGARVELMPMAQIGLTGASGFDLARFLQALHVAQPHSLILLPQLLLALVSAGERKLPLPSSLRFVAVGGGRVSAQLLERADALGLPIFEGYGLSECASVVCLNTPEQRRIGSTGKPLGHLQVTLADDGEVRVKGARMLGYLGEPAPQGEWLGTGDLGHFEQGFLVLHGRKKHQFITAYGRNVNPEWVESELVQQLPIAQAWLHGEALPANVAVLVPRFANTPDAQLQAAVDAVNQGLPDYARVHHWLRADAPFSAGNDLATANGRLRRAALFNHYQSAIAELMAEGVHA comes from the coding sequence ATGTGGTCTGCAGCTGAGTCCTTCTTCGCTCGTCTGGCCGAGTTCGGCCCACAGGTCGCACTGGCCGAGGGCGAGCGCACACTGACTTATGCCGAGCTGCTCGGCGCGGTCGCAGCGCGCGGCAGGCACCTGCGCGCCCTTGGCGCCCATCGCGTGGCATTGGCCATGGATAACGGTATCGACTGGGTACTGTGGGATCTGGCGGCGTTGCATGCCGGCCTGGTCTGCGTGCCGGTGCCGGCGTTCTTTTCCGCCGACCAGCAGCGCCACGTACTAGACAGTGCCGGTATCGACTGCCTGATCGGCAACGGTGCTCCCGGTTTCGCCAACGTGGAAGCCGATATTCATCGCCGCACGGTGGCACGCCCTGCCGCATTGCATGCCAATACCTGCAAGATCACCTACACCTCCGGCACCACCGGCCAGCCCAAGGGCGTGTGCCTGGATCTGGACACACAACTGGCGGTGGCCGACAGCCTGCTCAAGGCCAGCGCCAGCCGCGAGGTGCAGCGGCACCTGTGCATCCTGCCACTGGCGACCCTGCTGGAGAACATCGCCGGCGTCTACGCACCACTGCTGGCCGGTGCGCGGGTGGAACTGATGCCCATGGCGCAGATCGGCCTGACCGGCGCCAGTGGTTTCGACCTGGCGCGTTTTCTCCAGGCGCTGCATGTAGCTCAGCCGCACAGCCTGATCCTGCTGCCGCAATTGCTGCTGGCCCTGGTCAGCGCCGGCGAACGCAAATTGCCACTGCCCAGTTCATTGCGTTTCGTCGCCGTCGGTGGCGGCCGGGTTTCCGCGCAGTTGCTGGAGCGCGCCGATGCCCTCGGCCTGCCCATCTTCGAGGGCTACGGCCTGTCCGAATGCGCGTCGGTGGTGTGCCTGAACACACCCGAGCAACGCCGTATCGGCAGCACCGGCAAACCGCTCGGCCACCTGCAGGTGACACTGGCGGATGACGGCGAGGTACGGGTCAAGGGCGCGCGCATGCTCGGTTACCTCGGTGAGCCAGCGCCGCAAGGCGAGTGGCTGGGCACCGGCGACCTGGGTCACTTCGAGCAAGGTTTCCTGGTACTGCACGGGCGCAAGAAACATCAGTTCATCACCGCCTACGGGCGCAACGTCAACCCGGAATGGGTCGAGTCCGAGCTGGTGCAACAGCTGCCCATCGCCCAGGCCTGGCTGCATGGCGAAGCGCTGCCGGCCAACGTCGCTGTGCTGGTGCCGCGCTTCGCCAATACCCCGGACGCGCAATTGCAGGCAGCCGTGGACGCCGTCAACCAAGGGCTGCCGGATTACGCCCGCGTGCACCACTGGCTGCGCGCCGATGCCCCGTTCAGTGCAGGCAACGACCTGGCCACGGCCAACGGTCGCCTGCGCCGCGCCGCCCTGTTCAATCATTACCAAAGCGCCATCGCTGAGCTGATGGCAGAAGGAGTACACGCATGA